From a single Amphiprion ocellaris isolate individual 3 ecotype Okinawa chromosome 18, ASM2253959v1, whole genome shotgun sequence genomic region:
- the ptprea gene encoding receptor-type tyrosine-protein phosphatase epsilon isoform X6 has protein sequence MRKNSFSSFRWLKNQRKPVVTTVDKKIPNGILEEQEQQTVVLLPRSPSASKTYFPIPVDHLEEEYRLRSADDGKLFREEYNSLPGGNAHGTYEEANKDENKEKNRYPNILPYDHSRVVLTQLDGNPCSDYVNASYIDGYTEKNKFIAAQGPKEDTVADFWRMIWEQKVSTVVMLTNLKERKEDKCYQYWPDQGCWTYGNVRVAVEDFTVLVDYTIRKFCVQYQASDAAKTPRLITQLHFTSWPDFGVPFSPIGMLKFLKKVKAVNPTFAGPIVVHCSAGVGRTGTFIVIDAMIDMMHAEQKVDVFGFVSKIREQRSQLIQTDMQYSFIYQALLEYYLYGDTELDVSSLEGHLHKLHNTFANGDRVGLEEEFKKLTNMRIMKENMRTGNLPANMKKNRVLQIIPYDFNRVILSMRRGQEFTDYINASFIDGYRQKDYFIATQGPLPHTVEDFWRMVWEWKCHSIVMLTELQEREQDKCCQYWPTEDSVTYGDYTVELKGDTLCETFSLRDLVLTFVPEKQTRVIRHFHFHGWPEIGIPAEGKGMIDIIASVQRQQQQSGNHPIVVHCSAGAGRTGTFIALSNILERVKAEGLLDVFQTVKSLRMQRPHMVQTVEQYDFCYRVVQDFVDIFSDYANFK, from the exons ATGAGAAAAAATAGCTTCTCAAGCTTCAGATG GTTAAAAAACCAGAGAAAACCAGTCGTCACGACAGTTGACAAGAAGATACCAAATGGCATCCTGGAAGAACAAG AGCAACAGACGGTGGTCCTTCTGCCCAGATCCCCTTCAGCCTCCAAGACCTACTTCCCCATCCCAGTCGACCACCTGGAGGAGGAGTACAGGCTCCGCTCGGCCGATGATGGCAAGCTCTTCAGGGAGGAGTACAAC TCCTTGCCGGGAGGTAATGCCCACGGGACGTACGAGGAGGCCAACAAGGATGAAAACAAGGAGAAGAACAGATACCCCAACATCCTTCCCT ATGATCATTCCAGAGTGGTGTTGACTCAGCTGGATGGAAATCCCTGTTCAGACTATGTGAATGCTTCTTACATTGAC GGTTACACAGAAAAGAACAAATTCATAGCAGCACAAG GTCCCAAAGAAGACACCGTAGCAGATTTCTGGAGGATGATATGGGAGCAGAAAGTATCAACTGTTGTCATGCTGACAaatctgaaagaaagaaaagaa GACAAGTGTTACCAGTACTGGCCGGATCAGGGCTGTTGGACGTATGGGAATGTGAGGGTGGCAGTCGAAGACTTCACTGTCCTGGTGGACTACACCATACGCAAGTTCTGTGTACAATAT CAAGCCAGTGATGCTGCTAAGACTCCCCGTCTCATCACCCAGCTCCACTTCACCAGCTGGCCTGACTTTGGAGTCCCTTTCTCCCCCATCGGCATGCTCAAGTTCCTCAAAAAGGTCAAGGCAGTGAATCCAACTTTTGCTGGGCCAATCGTGGTCCACTGCAG CGCAGGTGTTGGGAGGACGGGAACCTTCATTGTAATAGACGCCATGATTGACATGATGCACGCAGAGCAGAAAGTTGATGTGTTTGGCTTCGTCTCCAAGATACGAGAACAGCGCTCACAGCTCATCCAGACAGAT ATGCAGTACTCATTCATCTACCAGGCCCTGCTTGAATACTACCTCTATGGAGACACGGAGCTGGATGTGTCGTCCCTGGAAGGACATCTGCACAAACTGCACAACACCTTTGCTAACGGTGATCGGGTTGGCCTGGAGGAGGAATTTAAG AAACTGACCAACATGCGAATAATGAAGGAGAACATGAGAACAGGGAACCTGCCTGCCAACATGAAGAAGAACAGGGTCCTGCAAATTATTCCAT ATGACTTCAACCGAGTTATTCTCTCCATGAGAAGAGGTCAAGAGTTCACAGATTACATCAATGCATCTTTTATAGAT GGATACAGACAGAAGGACTACTTCATTGCCACACAGGGACCTCTGCCACACACAGTggaggatttctggagaatggTGTGGGAGTGGAAATGTCACTCCATTGTCATGCTCACTGAGCTCCAGGAGAGGGAGCAG gaCAAATGCTGCCAGTACTGGCCCACAGAGGACTCAGTCACCTATGGAGATTACACAGTAGAGCTGAAAGGAGACACTTTGTGTGAAACCTTTAGTCTACGAGACTTGGTACTCACCTTTGTCCCG GAGAAGCAGACGAGGGTGATCAGGCACTTCCACTTCCACGGCTGGCCGGAGATCGGCATCCCCGCCGAGGGAAAAGGCATGATCGACATCATCGCCTCAGTgcaaagacagcagcagcagtctgggAACCATCCCATCGTCGTACACTGCAG TGCTGGTGCAGGGCGAACAGGTACGTTCATTGCACTGAGCAATATCTTGGAGCGAGTCAAAGCAGAAGGGCTGCTGGACGTGTTCCAAACTGTGAAGAGTTTACGTATGCAGAGGCCTCATATGGTCCAAACTGTG gAACAATATGACTTCTGCTACAGGGTGGTACAAGACTTTGTCGACATTTTCTCAGACTATGCCAATTTTAAATGA